DNA sequence from the Bdellovibrio bacteriovorus genome:
AAAGTGCGAGTCGCTTTAACGACAATGAAGTCACCTTTAAAGCTGTCTTTTTCGAATTTATATTCTTCTTCGGCAGAGGCCTTAATCTTTTTTGCCTCTCCGTCCGAAACCACTTCTGCAGGAATACGATCACCTAAACCCTCAACGACGAAGTAAGCTCCTGACGACACACTTTCTTTTTTTACCGGCGCATCCAGCATCAAGAGAAAACTCTGCTGTGGGTCAATATTGCGATACACACGAGGAAAAATTTCCGTCACGTGAGGGCCGCCTGTGTTGAACTGAAAATTTTGACCGGCCACTTCAATAGTACAAGCACTGCCGCCAGGAAGAGGTTTTTTAAAATCGAAGACCCAGTTTTTTGTGTCGATCCATCGACCTTGTCCATCCTTAAAGCATTCACTCCGTGCTGGTGCATCTAACTTGATTTCTCCGAAGCGCACCATAGGCTTTGCAAATTCAATTCGCACCTGATCCACAGACTTTACAAAGCCTTGAGGTGTCAGAGTTTTAATCTGGATTTTTTCTTGAGCATAAGAGGATGAAACGAGTGAAGCCAGAAGCAGGGCGAACATAGAAAATCTCCTTATCGCTTAAGCTTCGTTGGCGTGACTAAGCACTGTCACTCGATGATGCCCTCGGTTATATAGGACCTAGACTCTCGTATTGATACACCCAGAGTTTTTATCTATGTATGCATTAGCAATTATCTATTGGAGAACCCTTTTTGTCTCGTGAGACAATGAGGATACAAGGGAGGTCTATATGACCACACTCGCAACAAGAGCCCTTCTAGCCAATAAAATCCGCATAGGACGCGTGGTGCTTTTCATTTACCTTTCGACTTTTACTTTCGTCGGACTTCTGACTTACTTTGCGAATAGATAAATGACATTTTCATCGTCGCAGGTAAAAATGCTCCTGTAGAACTTTGCAAAGGAGATCCGATGAAAAAATTATTGCTTGTTGCACCCGTTGCTTTGATGTTTGCCGGCTGTGGCTTGTTTCAGAAAAAGACTTCAGATTCAACGACTTCGACAACCTCAGAACAGACTTCGTCTCAAGACGCCGCAGCGTTGGCGCCTACACGCGCGCAAGCTGTCCTCAAAGCTTCTCACGATTCAAAAGTGAAAGGCATCATCCACTTCACTGAAGATGGAAATTTGAAAATTGAAACTATGGCAGAAGGTTTAAAGCCAGGTCCCCATGGTTTTCATATTCATGAAGTTGGTGACTGCTCTAAGGGAGATTTCTCTTCTGCGGGTGGCCACTTCAATCCAACACAAGGACATCATGGGTCTACAGATTCTAAACACCGTCACGCCGGTGATTTGGGAAATCTAATGGCGAACGGCAAAGGAAAAGCCAACGTAACAATGACGGTAGAAGGCCTGACGTTAAAGCCAGGACCTAACAGCATCATTGGTAAGGCTGTCATTATTCACAAAGATAAAGATGATTTGAAATCTCAACCTGCGGGTAATTCCGGTCCACGTATCGCGTGCGGAGTTATTGAGGCTGTAAAATAAGTGAAGGCTTAAACAGCCTTCACCTTCTGAGAAATCTTTCCAAAGATACTTTGACCTTGAGCATCCGACATCTGCATTTCAATGGTGTCGCCTGCTTTCATAAACGGCGTCTTAATGGCGCCGTTTTCAATTTGTTCAATCATGCGCTTTTCAGCTAAACAGCTTGAACCACTGCTGTGATCATCGTTTGAAACAGTTCCACTGCCGATCAATGTGCCCGCTGCCAGATTGCGTGTCTTCGCCGCGTGAGCAATCAACTGACCAAAATGGAAGTGCATGGCACCTGCATTCGCTTTTCCGAAAAACTGACCATTGTAAGTCACATTCAACGGCAAATGAATTCGACCACCTTTATAGGCTTCACCCAACTCATCCGCTGTTACGGCAAACGGAGAAAGCGCCGAAGCGGGCTTACTTTGGAAGAAACCAAAACCGCCTGCGAGCTCTTCAGGGATCAAACCGCGTAAAGACACGTCGTTAATCAAAACAAACAAACGGATGTACTTTAAAGCTTCATCGGGAGTAACGCCCATTGGAACAAAATCTGTAACCACACCCACTTCGCCTTCGAAATCAGTGCCGTGCGCGAAATCACGCTGCGGAATATCTTCGGTCGGCGCTAGGAACTGACCACACTCCCCTTGATACATCAAAGGAACTGTTTCCAGTGTTTCAGGCAAAGCCGCTTTACGAGCCATGCGAACTAGTTTGATGTGATAGATAAAAGCAGAGCCGTCGGCAAAAAGCCATGTGCGTGGAAGCGCTGAATGGAAATCGCTTTCCTTTACAGGAAA
Encoded proteins:
- a CDS encoding fumarylacetoacetate hydrolase family protein, with the translated sequence MKLGSLKSALSKDGELCVVSRDLKMAVKATHIAPNLREALESWKDKEASLQKLYTDLNEGKAANAFPVKESDFHSALPRTWLFADGSAFIYHIKLVRMARKAALPETLETVPLMYQGECGQFLAPTEDIPQRDFAHGTDFEGEVGVVTDFVPMGVTPDEALKYIRLFVLINDVSLRGLIPEELAGGFGFFQSKPASALSPFAVTADELGEAYKGGRIHLPLNVTYNGQFFGKANAGAMHFHFGQLIAHAAKTRNLAAGTLIGSGTVSNDDHSSGSSCLAEKRMIEQIENGAIKTPFMKAGDTIEMQMSDAQGQSIFGKISQKVKAV
- a CDS encoding superoxide dismutase family protein, which encodes MKKLLLVAPVALMFAGCGLFQKKTSDSTTSTTSEQTSSQDAAALAPTRAQAVLKASHDSKVKGIIHFTEDGNLKIETMAEGLKPGPHGFHIHEVGDCSKGDFSSAGGHFNPTQGHHGSTDSKHRHAGDLGNLMANGKGKANVTMTVEGLTLKPGPNSIIGKAVIIHKDKDDLKSQPAGNSGPRIACGVIEAVK